A region from the Sandaracinus amylolyticus genome encodes:
- a CDS encoding serine/threonine-protein kinase yields the protein MTCPEPEALLAFAIGELDAGSIDALDAHLDRCATCRETVASLVSRGDDVAHGGDALAPGTRVARFVIGEPLGRGAMGVVYAAHDPELDRRVAVKLLREGMRDAAQGAQRLGREAQAMARLSHPHVVAVYDAGEHDGRRFVAMELIEGTSLRGMCARERGIARIVDVLAQAGRGLAAAHAAGIVHRDFKPENVLIDRTGTAKVSDFGLARAERDTSERALDADVSGPALTRTGALLGTPAYMAPEQLRGQDVDARADQFAFCVALFEAVEERRPFAGATVRELLASIEAGPPAMSRAVPRPVRGVVARGLRARREERFPTMDALLAALVPRARSPWRVALPLAVVAGVVAFAAARSEPPIDPCASSGDALGWDASARAAIERALAPGGSDVATRAADALDRWARGWSDTRVETCRATHVRHEQSGALLDRRMRCLDDERAAFDAVRARLETPDVAAIAFALDAVASLPPTAACDARAIAAREVRAPRDLDEARRVRRVIESARVRVITAQYARAEGDARDAVDRARALDHAPSIADAQLVLSDALLGRGMLARADEAGRAGLLAAESAGDDALIARAWLLLVRVAGETGRTDVATERVQHADAVLARLGRPDELEATLRNASGVVLTERGELEDAERELRAALALRVRRLGEEHPEVARVRSNLGNVARLAGRLDDALAEHRRALAIDERALSPSHPIVGRHHHNLGGVLRLTGDLDAALAAYEQALAIKEAGLGDHPEVALTENSLGLVRVERGELDAARGHYTRALRIFEREGHGDRAIVLHNLALLDREIGALDAALERVRAARGIDAERVGPLSKRVAGEWLLEGDVLGDLGRRDEAREAYAQAAMIARERGLDDVLAMVDARIARTTERPRARRVAGPPDIATRVAPRPEPPPRPPLAGSTVYRAGQAWD from the coding sequence GTGACGTGCCCGGAGCCGGAGGCGCTGCTCGCGTTCGCGATCGGCGAGCTCGATGCGGGCTCGATCGACGCGCTCGACGCGCACCTCGATCGATGCGCGACGTGTCGCGAGACGGTCGCGAGCCTCGTGTCGCGGGGGGACGATGTGGCGCACGGCGGGGACGCGCTCGCGCCGGGGACGCGCGTCGCGCGCTTCGTGATCGGCGAGCCGCTCGGTCGTGGCGCGATGGGCGTGGTGTACGCGGCGCACGATCCCGAGCTCGATCGCCGCGTCGCGGTGAAGCTGTTGCGTGAGGGGATGCGCGACGCCGCGCAGGGCGCGCAGCGGCTCGGGCGAGAAGCGCAGGCGATGGCGCGGCTCTCTCATCCGCACGTCGTCGCGGTCTACGACGCGGGCGAGCACGACGGGCGGCGCTTCGTCGCGATGGAGCTGATCGAAGGGACGAGCCTGCGCGGGATGTGCGCGCGCGAGCGCGGGATCGCGCGGATCGTCGACGTGTTGGCGCAAGCGGGGCGCGGTCTCGCCGCGGCGCACGCCGCGGGGATCGTGCATCGCGACTTCAAGCCGGAGAACGTGCTCATCGATCGCACGGGCACCGCGAAGGTGAGCGACTTCGGGCTGGCGCGCGCGGAGCGCGACACGAGCGAGCGCGCGCTCGACGCGGACGTCTCGGGCCCTGCGCTGACGCGCACCGGCGCGCTGCTCGGGACGCCTGCGTACATGGCGCCCGAGCAGCTGCGTGGGCAGGACGTCGACGCGCGCGCCGATCAATTCGCGTTCTGCGTCGCGCTGTTCGAAGCGGTCGAGGAGCGTCGTCCGTTCGCGGGCGCGACGGTGCGCGAGCTGCTCGCGTCGATCGAGGCGGGCCCACCCGCGATGTCGCGCGCGGTGCCGCGGCCGGTGCGAGGCGTGGTCGCGCGTGGGCTGCGGGCGCGACGTGAGGAGCGCTTCCCGACGATGGACGCGCTGCTCGCGGCGCTCGTGCCGCGCGCGCGGTCGCCATGGCGTGTCGCGCTGCCCCTCGCAGTGGTCGCAGGCGTCGTCGCGTTCGCCGCGGCGCGTTCGGAGCCTCCGATCGATCCGTGCGCGAGCAGCGGTGATGCGCTCGGATGGGACGCCTCCGCGCGCGCGGCGATCGAGCGCGCGCTCGCGCCGGGCGGGAGCGACGTCGCCACGCGCGCGGCGGATGCGCTCGATCGGTGGGCGCGCGGTTGGAGCGACACGCGCGTCGAGACGTGTCGCGCGACGCACGTGCGGCACGAGCAGTCGGGCGCGCTCCTCGACCGGCGGATGCGCTGCCTCGACGACGAGCGCGCCGCGTTCGATGCGGTTCGGGCGCGGCTCGAGACGCCCGATGTCGCGGCGATCGCGTTCGCGCTCGATGCCGTCGCGTCGTTGCCGCCGACCGCGGCGTGCGACGCCCGTGCGATCGCGGCGCGTGAGGTGCGCGCGCCGCGTGATCTCGACGAGGCGCGCCGGGTACGGCGCGTGATCGAGTCGGCGCGCGTGCGGGTGATCACCGCGCAGTACGCGCGCGCCGAGGGAGATGCGCGAGATGCGGTCGATCGGGCGCGAGCGCTCGATCACGCGCCGTCGATCGCGGACGCGCAGCTCGTGCTCTCGGACGCGCTGCTCGGGCGCGGGATGCTCGCGCGCGCCGATGAAGCCGGGCGCGCCGGCTTGCTCGCGGCGGAGTCGGCGGGCGACGACGCGCTCATCGCGCGCGCATGGCTGCTGCTGGTGCGGGTCGCAGGCGAGACGGGACGCACCGACGTCGCGACCGAGCGCGTGCAGCACGCGGACGCGGTGCTCGCGCGGCTGGGCCGCCCCGACGAGCTCGAGGCGACGCTGCGCAACGCGTCCGGCGTGGTGCTCACGGAGCGCGGCGAGCTCGAGGACGCGGAGCGCGAGCTGCGCGCGGCGCTCGCGCTGCGGGTGCGGAGGCTCGGCGAAGAGCACCCCGAGGTCGCGCGGGTGCGCTCGAACCTCGGGAACGTGGCGCGGCTCGCAGGGCGCCTCGACGACGCGCTCGCGGAGCATCGGCGCGCCCTCGCGATCGACGAGCGCGCGCTGTCGCCGTCGCATCCGATCGTGGGTCGGCATCACCACAACCTCGGCGGCGTGCTGCGGCTCACCGGTGATCTCGACGCGGCGCTCGCGGCGTACGAGCAGGCGCTCGCGATCAAGGAAGCTGGGCTCGGCGACCACCCCGAGGTCGCGCTCACCGAGAACAGCCTTGGGCTGGTGCGCGTCGAGCGGGGCGAGCTCGACGCGGCGCGCGGGCACTACACGCGTGCGCTGCGGATCTTCGAGCGCGAGGGTCACGGCGACCGCGCGATCGTGCTGCACAACCTCGCGCTGCTCGATCGCGAGATCGGCGCGCTCGACGCGGCGCTCGAGCGCGTCCGCGCGGCGCGCGGGATCGACGCGGAGCGCGTCGGCCCGCTCTCGAAGCGCGTGGCGGGCGAGTGGCTGCTCGAGGGAGACGTGCTCGGCGATCTCGGGCGTCGCGACGAGGCGCGCGAGGCGTACGCGCAGGCCGCGATGATCGCGCGCGAGCGCGGGCTCGACGACGTGCTCGCGATGGTCGACGCGCGGATCGCGCGCACCACCGAGCGTCCTCGCGCGCGTCGTGTCGCAGGACCGCCCGACATCGCCACACGGGTCGCGCCGCGTCCCGAGCCACCGCCGCGCCCCCCGCTCGCGGGCTCGACCGTGTACCGCGCAGGACAGGCCTGGGACTGA
- a CDS encoding sigma-70 family RNA polymerase sigma factor, which produces MSLAAIYRALRPELDDPDLDARLDAMCAAADAALERPCDRDALVRALAALSEPPARWTEAGAGELAIALACAAGDERAVRRFESLYLVNVPQMLAHMKLSESTLDEVVQRVREKLLVGAPPRIVEYAGLGRLPGLIKVTAVRTALTLVRDARRDVHDETAVLELPAEHDPELAFLAHAYRGAFREAFASAVAELDPRERNLLRLHFLDRVTLDRLATMYAVHRATIVRQLAAARAKLAERTEAALRARLHIRPDELASVMDLIRSRMDASVDRLLESVDHLD; this is translated from the coding sequence ATGTCGCTCGCCGCGATCTACCGAGCCCTGCGTCCCGAGCTCGACGATCCCGACCTCGATGCGCGCCTCGACGCGATGTGCGCCGCCGCCGACGCGGCGCTCGAGCGGCCGTGTGATCGCGACGCGCTCGTGCGCGCGCTCGCCGCGCTCTCCGAGCCGCCCGCCCGCTGGACCGAGGCAGGCGCGGGTGAGCTCGCGATCGCGCTCGCCTGCGCCGCTGGCGACGAGCGCGCGGTGCGACGCTTCGAGTCGCTCTATCTCGTCAACGTCCCGCAGATGCTCGCTCACATGAAGCTCTCCGAGAGCACCCTCGACGAGGTCGTCCAGCGCGTCCGCGAGAAGCTCCTCGTCGGCGCGCCCCCGCGCATCGTCGAGTATGCCGGGCTCGGCCGTCTCCCGGGGCTGATCAAGGTGACCGCGGTGCGCACCGCGCTCACCTTGGTGCGCGATGCGCGCCGCGACGTGCACGACGAGACCGCCGTGCTCGAGCTCCCGGCCGAGCACGATCCCGAGCTCGCGTTCCTCGCGCACGCGTACCGCGGCGCGTTCCGCGAGGCCTTCGCGAGCGCAGTCGCGGAGCTCGATCCGCGCGAGCGCAACCTCCTGCGCCTGCACTTCCTCGATCGCGTCACGCTCGATCGCCTCGCCACGATGTACGCGGTCCATCGCGCCACGATCGTGCGTCAGCTCGCCGCCGCGCGCGCGAAGCTCGCCGAGCGGACGGAGGCCGCGCTGCGCGCGCGCCTCCACATCCGTCCCGACGAGCTCGCCAGCGTGATGGACCTGATCCGCAGCCGCATGGACGCGAGCGTCGATCGGCTGCTCGAGAGCGTCGATCACCTCGACTGA
- a CDS encoding formylglycine-generating enzyme family protein: MLRVLPALLLLALCACGATEPRTSRAKQSGFAPCPATLPPEMVCIPGGTFVRGDDRDPHASPAEPVTVSTFLLDVHEVTNAAWSACVAEGACRRLTRFAGYMGAQQPAVAMRWDEARAFCARRGARLPTEAEWERAASGPDDTRFPWGDRPGRDCEHAIVETDAGHGCGRDTTWPVMSRPAHGFGLHDMGGNVWEWVADAYAPCYRGCDHACGDACAGLDPRGPSGERLRVVRGGSWWHDVDRATVTARRGVPADNPNPHRFGFRCAADVSAP, from the coding sequence GTGCTCCGCGTGCTCCCTGCGTTGCTCCTCCTCGCGCTCTGCGCCTGCGGCGCGACCGAGCCGCGCACGTCGCGCGCGAAGCAGTCCGGCTTCGCGCCCTGTCCCGCGACGCTGCCGCCCGAGATGGTCTGCATCCCGGGCGGCACTTTCGTGCGCGGCGACGATCGCGATCCCCACGCATCGCCCGCCGAGCCCGTCACCGTCTCGACGTTCCTCCTCGACGTGCACGAGGTGACGAACGCGGCGTGGAGCGCGTGCGTCGCCGAGGGCGCGTGTCGTCGACTCACGCGCTTCGCGGGCTACATGGGCGCGCAGCAGCCCGCGGTCGCGATGCGCTGGGACGAAGCGCGGGCGTTCTGCGCGCGACGCGGCGCACGACTGCCCACCGAGGCCGAGTGGGAGCGCGCCGCGTCGGGCCCCGACGACACCCGCTTCCCGTGGGGCGATCGACCCGGGCGCGACTGCGAGCACGCCATCGTCGAGACCGACGCGGGCCACGGCTGCGGTCGCGACACGACGTGGCCGGTGATGAGCCGACCCGCGCACGGCTTCGGCCTGCACGACATGGGCGGCAACGTCTGGGAGTGGGTCGCCGACGCGTACGCGCCTTGTTACCGCGGCTGCGATCACGCGTGCGGCGATGCGTGCGCGGGGCTCGATCCCCGCGGTCCATCCGGCGAGCGCCTCCGCGTCGTGCGCGGAGGCTCGTGGTGGCACGACGTCGATCGCGCGACCGTCACCGCGCGACGCGGCGTCCCCGCGGACAACCCCAACCCGCATCGCTTCGGGTTCCGATGCGCAGCGGACGTGAGCGCACCGTGA
- a CDS encoding cytochrome P450, translated as MKTTLPPGPRWTLPATLRLIRDPYATLRELRAEYGDLVTFPSPNGRVVLAMTPELVKPIFTASPDHFGAWAVGTTSVVLGPRSLIVSEGETHKRDRKLLTPAFHGARMRAYGDAMRTLARRRFETAMQPGATVTMQDVTTDITMDVILRTVFGVGEGAAFDEGRALMGEIVRGMSPLLFFSKASHTPLFPPWRRFVRIRERFRAWLDARIAEARARGDEGDDVLAMMLAARYDDGSAMSDDDVAAQLVTLLFAGHETTAIALAWAMHWLGRHPDALALVRAEIASVGIDADPEVIAKLPYLSAVCDETLRLHPIVTENLRMLRKPLALGGYTIPPGIGVAAAIGAIHADPAIYPEPDAFRPERFLDRKYGAFEHLPFGGGHRRCIGAAFAEYEMRLALAVLVDGWDVELVHRHERPVRRSVTLGPAHGVPVKVIGRRAGLRAAA; from the coding sequence ATGAAGACCACGCTGCCGCCCGGTCCTCGCTGGACGCTCCCCGCGACGCTGCGCCTGATCCGCGATCCCTACGCGACGCTGCGCGAGCTGCGCGCGGAGTACGGCGACCTCGTCACGTTCCCCTCGCCCAACGGGCGCGTCGTGCTCGCGATGACGCCCGAGCTCGTGAAGCCGATCTTCACGGCGTCGCCCGATCATTTCGGCGCGTGGGCGGTCGGCACGACGAGCGTCGTGCTCGGCCCGCGCTCCCTCATCGTGAGCGAAGGCGAGACCCACAAGCGCGACCGCAAGCTGCTCACGCCCGCGTTCCACGGCGCGCGCATGCGCGCGTACGGCGACGCGATGCGCACGCTCGCGCGGCGTCGCTTCGAGACCGCGATGCAGCCCGGCGCGACGGTGACGATGCAGGACGTCACGACCGACATCACGATGGACGTGATCCTGCGGACCGTGTTCGGCGTGGGCGAGGGCGCGGCGTTCGACGAGGGCCGCGCGTTGATGGGCGAGATCGTGCGCGGCATGTCGCCGCTGCTCTTCTTCTCGAAGGCGTCGCACACCCCGCTCTTCCCGCCGTGGCGCCGGTTCGTGCGCATCCGCGAGCGCTTCCGCGCGTGGCTCGACGCGCGCATCGCCGAGGCGCGCGCGCGCGGAGACGAGGGCGACGACGTGCTCGCGATGATGCTCGCCGCGCGATACGACGACGGCAGCGCGATGAGCGACGACGACGTCGCGGCCCAGCTCGTGACGCTGCTCTTCGCAGGGCACGAGACGACGGCGATCGCGCTCGCGTGGGCGATGCACTGGCTCGGTCGGCACCCCGACGCGCTGGCGCTCGTGCGCGCGGAGATCGCGAGCGTGGGCATCGACGCGGACCCCGAGGTGATCGCGAAGCTGCCGTATCTCTCGGCGGTGTGCGACGAGACGCTGCGGCTGCATCCGATCGTGACCGAGAACCTGCGCATGCTGCGCAAGCCGCTCGCGCTCGGCGGCTACACGATCCCGCCGGGGATCGGGGTCGCGGCCGCGATCGGCGCGATCCACGCGGATCCCGCGATCTATCCCGAGCCCGATGCGTTCCGGCCCGAGCGCTTCCTCGACCGCAAGTACGGCGCGTTCGAGCACCTGCCCTTCGGCGGCGGTCATCGACGCTGCATCGGCGCGGCGTTCGCCGAGTACGAGATGCGGCTCGCGCTCGCGGTGCTCGTGGACGGGTGGGACGTGGAGCTGGTGCATCGCCACGAGCGACCGGTGCGTCGCAGCGTCACGCTCGGACCGGCGCACGGCGTGCCGGTGAAGGTCATCGGACGTCGCGCGGGCCTGCGCGCCGCGGCGTGA